In Mucilaginibacter celer, one DNA window encodes the following:
- a CDS encoding sodium:solute symporter, whose translation MSLTDWIVLAFTILSIVAYGIWKSGSNKNIDQFLVGSRSLPWYHVGLSVMATQASAITFLSAPGQAYSDGMRFVQFYFGLPLAMIVLCITFVPIFHKLKVYTAYEFLEQRFDLKTRALTSFLFLVQRGLSTGITIYAPSIILSTILNIDTTYTTLFIGGVVVIYTVYGGSKAVSYTQLLQMSIIFLGMFLAGALVVYLLPNNVSFVNSLKMAGKMGRMNVIDWKFDPDNRYTIWSGLIGGFFLQLSYFGTDQSQVGRYLTGSSVGQSRLGLIMNGLIKIPMQFLILLIGVLVFAFYQFNRPPMFFNQYEVKQIKNSSYATQYNYLDQQYTQAFEEKKIKANELVKAIDSKNQDRINQAQDQLKVADIQARIIRQNAIELMKKNNPKADDNDTNYVFLSFVTQYLPKGLIGLLIAIIFLASMGSTASALNSLASTSVVDIYKRIINPGATDQNYLNASRLATVFWGVVCIGMALYASRIGNLLEAVNQLGSYIYGTILGVFIVAFYLKKINGTAVFIAAIITEAIVCILGYFDAIAYLWLNAVGAVLVILISMLINRYTGNNLPKTSDALAG comes from the coding sequence ATGAGTTTAACCGACTGGATCGTACTCGCCTTTACTATTCTTTCTATCGTTGCCTACGGGATCTGGAAAAGCGGCAGCAATAAAAATATCGACCAGTTTTTGGTTGGCAGTCGTTCATTACCCTGGTACCACGTGGGCCTTTCGGTTATGGCCACCCAGGCCAGCGCCATAACTTTTCTTTCGGCTCCAGGCCAGGCCTATTCGGATGGGATGCGTTTTGTGCAGTTTTACTTCGGGTTGCCGTTGGCCATGATTGTGCTCTGCATCACCTTTGTGCCTATTTTTCATAAGCTTAAAGTTTATACGGCCTACGAATTTTTGGAACAGCGTTTTGATTTGAAAACGCGTGCGCTTACTTCGTTCCTGTTTTTGGTGCAAAGAGGATTATCAACCGGCATTACTATTTATGCACCGTCTATTATTTTATCAACCATATTAAATATCGATACCACTTACACTACCCTCTTTATCGGCGGTGTGGTGGTCATTTATACCGTTTATGGCGGTAGCAAGGCAGTATCGTACACACAACTGCTGCAAATGAGCATCATTTTTTTAGGAATGTTTTTAGCCGGGGCACTCGTGGTTTACCTGTTGCCTAATAATGTAAGTTTCGTCAATTCATTGAAAATGGCCGGTAAAATGGGGCGCATGAATGTGATTGACTGGAAGTTTGATCCGGATAATCGCTACACCATTTGGAGCGGGTTAATTGGCGGTTTCTTTTTGCAGCTCTCCTATTTCGGTACCGATCAAAGCCAGGTAGGTCGTTATTTAACCGGCAGTTCGGTAGGGCAAAGCCGGTTGGGGCTCATTATGAATGGCTTGATCAAAATCCCAATGCAGTTTTTGATTTTGCTGATAGGTGTGCTGGTATTCGCGTTTTACCAGTTTAACAGGCCGCCTATGTTTTTTAACCAGTACGAGGTTAAGCAGATCAAAAACAGCAGCTACGCCACGCAATACAATTACCTCGACCAGCAATACACCCAGGCCTTTGAAGAAAAAAAGATCAAAGCCAACGAACTGGTTAAAGCTATTGACAGTAAAAACCAGGACAGGATTAATCAAGCGCAGGATCAGTTAAAGGTGGCCGATATCCAGGCCCGCATTATCAGGCAAAACGCCATCGAACTGATGAAAAAGAATAATCCTAAGGCGGATGATAACGATACCAATTACGTATTTCTGAGTTTTGTGACCCAATATCTGCCTAAAGGATTGATCGGGTTATTGATAGCTATCATCTTTTTGGCCTCGATGGGATCAACAGCAAGTGCATTAAACTCGCTGGCTTCAACCAGTGTGGTGGATATTTATAAACGAATCATTAATCCGGGCGCTACCGATCAGAATTATTTGAATGCCTCGCGGCTGGCAACTGTATTTTGGGGTGTTGTTTGTATTGGGATGGCGCTTTACGCAAGCCGGATAGGAAACCTACTCGAGGCCGTGAACCAATTGGGATCCTACATTTACGGAACGATACTTGGAGTATTTATTGTAGCGTTCTATCTAAAAAAAATAAATGGAACCGCGGTTTTTATCGCGGCCATTATCACAGAGGCTATTGTTTGTATATTGGGTTATTTTGATGCGATAGCTTATTTGTGGCTGAATGCTGTAGGGGCGGTTCTGGTGATTTTAATTTCTATGCTGATTAACCGCTATACCGGCAATAATTTGCCAAAAACATCCGACGCGTTGGCCGGGTAA
- a CDS encoding SusC/RagA family TonB-linked outer membrane protein, with the protein MKEIFTNYGGCHRIHYRVKFTGMLQRFIAVLLFLALCTSAFAQSKITGVVNDEKGQPLPGVSVKLKGTPNGTTTNIDGQFSINAEASQILVFSFLGYVQQEVVVGTQKSIMVKLMPNATNINEVVVVGYGTQKKASVTGSVASVTNSEIVTTKNENALNMLAGKIAGVRITQNTSEPGSFSNSFDIRGFGNPLVIIDGVPRDNISRLDPNDIESVSVLKDASAAVYGIRAANGVVLVTTKKGKKGSMDLNYSGSYGWQVPAYMPKPVGAIDYMTLVNEQLLHNVNGGHAKYTDADFDAFRNGTRTSTDWYSQVFANSSPQQQHNLNASGGNETTNYFLSLGTTDQNGFFKSGDLNYKKYNVRSNVSSKVTKNLTIDLNLAATLEQTNQLYNDAWWIIRSFWRQVPTQTVYANNNPAYLNNGEVDGSNPVALSNADISGYKKIANKWFQSSMAATYTVPFVPGLSLKGLYNYDYYMSSNKLYQRSYNQYTYDANSKSYATIANQTPGSLTRQFYEKPTSLMQLSANYNKTLKGGHNIAGLFLYEERSQSGDNFNAMRELSLPVDQLGAGNSANQKASIDGGWPYEFVSKSYVGRVNYDYNGKYLAEFSFRNDANSKNSPLKRWGFFPGASLGWRVSQEKFWKNTSALSFVDDLKIRLSYAKLGDDSNLDSFNYLAGYNYPAGGDNNRLPPGSVFDGTFVNAAQSRGIANPYIFWLVAKTYNAGIDLQAWNGLLGVTVDVFRRDRSGLLDKRLEALPGVVGAELPQENLNSDQTNGFDIELNHRNHIGNVGYVVKGTFGYTRSKWISKIHADYGNSQLNWHNNNDNRYNNIFWGYGANGQFQNYQQILNSPQFVSRNAVVGDYILQDWNGDGVINDQDVHPIAQNVSNNNYSTPATTFGLTLGINYKGFDFNAVLQGAAGINVSYIEQLNIPLWGGGSALSMFMDRYHPTDPKADPYDPNTVWTPGTFALTGTTANTNSLSNIHSAAYVRLKSAEIGYTLPAGATKVLGIKGARIFANGYNILTVTGLKYLDPEHPSANYGYLYPLDKIFSLGLNVKF; encoded by the coding sequence ATGAAGGAAATTTTTACCAATTATGGTGGGTGCCATCGCATCCATTATCGGGTTAAATTTACGGGGATGCTACAGCGCTTTATTGCTGTGCTCCTGTTTTTAGCCTTATGCACTTCGGCCTTTGCGCAAAGCAAAATAACCGGTGTGGTGAACGACGAAAAAGGGCAGCCCCTGCCCGGTGTTAGCGTTAAGCTTAAAGGCACTCCAAACGGAACTACCACCAATATCGACGGCCAGTTCAGCATTAATGCCGAAGCCAGCCAAATTTTAGTGTTTAGTTTTTTAGGATACGTACAGCAGGAAGTTGTTGTAGGCACGCAAAAAAGTATCATGGTTAAATTAATGCCCAACGCAACCAATATTAACGAGGTTGTAGTGGTTGGTTACGGTACACAGAAAAAAGCATCGGTAACAGGTTCGGTAGCTTCGGTTACCAACTCCGAGATTGTGACCACCAAAAACGAAAACGCGTTGAATATGCTGGCCGGTAAAATTGCCGGTGTGCGCATCACCCAAAATACTTCAGAGCCGGGCTCGTTCAGCAACTCGTTTGATATTCGTGGTTTTGGTAACCCGCTTGTAATTATTGATGGCGTGCCGCGTGATAATATTTCGAGGCTCGATCCTAACGATATTGAAAGTGTTTCGGTATTGAAAGATGCATCGGCGGCGGTATACGGGATCCGTGCGGCTAACGGCGTGGTATTGGTTACTACCAAAAAAGGTAAAAAAGGATCGATGGACCTTAACTATTCCGGCTCGTACGGCTGGCAGGTGCCGGCCTATATGCCGAAGCCGGTTGGTGCTATCGATTATATGACCCTGGTTAACGAACAGCTTTTACACAACGTTAACGGCGGCCACGCAAAATATACCGATGCCGATTTCGACGCTTTCAGAAACGGTACCCGTACCAGTACCGATTGGTATTCGCAGGTATTTGCCAACAGTTCACCTCAACAACAGCATAACCTTAACGCATCGGGAGGTAATGAAACTACCAACTATTTCCTGAGCCTGGGTACTACAGATCAAAACGGTTTTTTTAAAAGCGGCGATCTGAACTACAAAAAATACAACGTACGATCGAACGTAAGCAGTAAAGTAACCAAAAATCTTACAATCGATCTTAACCTTGCTGCAACCCTCGAGCAAACCAACCAGCTTTACAACGATGCCTGGTGGATTATCCGCTCGTTCTGGCGCCAGGTACCTACCCAAACGGTGTATGCCAATAACAATCCCGCTTATTTAAATAATGGCGAGGTGGATGGCTCAAATCCGGTAGCTTTATCAAATGCCGATATCAGCGGATATAAAAAAATCGCCAATAAGTGGTTCCAGTCATCAATGGCTGCAACTTATACCGTGCCGTTTGTGCCGGGCTTAAGTTTAAAAGGTTTGTATAACTATGACTACTACATGTCGAGCAATAAGCTTTACCAACGCTCATACAACCAGTATACTTATGATGCAAACAGCAAAAGCTATGCTACCATAGCCAACCAAACTCCGGGTTCATTAACCAGGCAGTTTTATGAAAAGCCTACCAGCTTAATGCAGTTATCGGCAAACTATAATAAAACATTAAAAGGAGGCCATAACATTGCCGGTTTGTTTTTGTATGAGGAGCGTTCGCAATCGGGCGATAACTTCAATGCCATGCGCGAACTGTCGTTACCTGTTGATCAGCTTGGCGCAGGTAATTCGGCCAATCAAAAAGCATCTATCGATGGCGGCTGGCCTTATGAGTTTGTTTCAAAATCATACGTAGGCAGGGTAAACTATGATTACAACGGCAAGTACCTGGCCGAGTTCAGTTTCAGGAATGATGCCAACTCAAAAAACTCACCATTGAAAAGGTGGGGTTTCTTCCCCGGCGCTTCATTGGGCTGGAGGGTTTCGCAGGAGAAATTCTGGAAAAACACCTCAGCATTATCATTTGTTGATGATTTGAAGATCAGGTTATCTTATGCCAAGCTGGGTGATGATTCAAACCTTGATTCATTTAACTACCTGGCCGGTTATAACTACCCCGCCGGTGGCGATAACAACAGGCTCCCGCCAGGCTCGGTGTTTGATGGTACGTTTGTTAATGCTGCCCAAAGCCGTGGTATTGCCAACCCATACATTTTCTGGCTGGTGGCAAAAACCTATAATGCCGGTATCGATTTACAGGCCTGGAACGGTTTACTGGGCGTAACGGTAGATGTTTTCAGGCGCGACCGCAGCGGCCTGCTTGATAAAAGGCTTGAAGCATTACCGGGCGTTGTAGGTGCCGAGTTACCGCAGGAAAACCTGAACAGCGATCAAACCAACGGTTTTGATATCGAACTTAACCACCGCAACCATATAGGCAACGTGGGTTATGTAGTAAAAGGTACTTTTGGTTATACCCGTAGCAAATGGATCAGCAAAATACACGCGGATTATGGTAACTCGCAGCTTAACTGGCATAACAATAATGATAACCGATATAACAATATTTTCTGGGGATATGGTGCCAACGGCCAGTTCCAAAACTATCAGCAAATCCTGAATAGCCCGCAATTTGTATCGCGCAACGCCGTGGTTGGTGATTATATTTTACAGGATTGGAACGGCGATGGTGTAATTAACGATCAGGATGTGCACCCGATAGCTCAAAACGTAAGTAACAACAACTACAGCACCCCGGCCACAACCTTTGGTTTAACCCTGGGTATAAACTACAAAGGCTTTGATTTTAACGCGGTGTTACAAGGCGCGGCAGGTATCAACGTATCCTACATCGAGCAGTTAAACATCCCGTTATGGGGTGGCGGCAGCGCGCTATCTATGTTTATGGACAGGTACCACCCAACCGATCCTAAAGCTGATCCTTATGATCCAAACACAGTATGGACTCCCGGGACCTTTGCCCTTACCGGCACAACAGCCAATACCAACTCACTGTCAAACATCCACAGCGCGGCTTACGTGAGGTTAAAATCGGCCGAGATTGGTTATACGCTTCCGGCAGGCGCCACCAAAGTTTTGGGTATTAAGGGTGCCAGGATTTTTGCCAACGGCTACAATATCCTTACCGTTACGGGTTTAAAATACCTCGATCCGGAGCACCCATCGGCCAATTACGGTTATTTATATCCGCTGGATAAAATATTCTCACTTGGCTTAAATGTTAAATTTTAA
- a CDS encoding DUF2911 domain-containing protein: MKKNYVFLFSMLIACCCFSTKLYAQIPRIPEASSTQTIIQDFGLGKVTITYSRPNVKDRKIFGGIIPYGEVWRTGANAATTITFTEKVIIEGNAVPAGTYSLFSIPNKNEWTIILNKVVKQWGAYSYKQDQDFLRFTIKPIHVSEKRETFTMAFVNSTTKSTDLVLVWDKTAAYIHMETDDDAKITANIDELMKGDRKPYYFNAIQYYYENNKDVDKALGWVYEAEKIEPKGPWYKLWESRLLLRKGDKAGAIAAAEAGIALAKADKDEEYERLNQEALDHAKE, encoded by the coding sequence ATGAAAAAAAACTACGTGTTCCTGTTCAGCATGCTTATTGCCTGTTGTTGTTTCAGCACTAAATTGTATGCTCAAATACCCCGGATACCCGAGGCCAGCTCAACCCAAACCATTATCCAGGATTTCGGATTAGGAAAAGTAACCATCACCTATTCCCGCCCAAATGTAAAAGACCGCAAAATATTCGGCGGCATCATTCCCTACGGCGAAGTTTGGCGTACCGGTGCCAACGCCGCAACCACCATTACCTTTACCGAAAAAGTAATTATTGAGGGTAACGCCGTACCTGCTGGCACTTACTCGTTATTCAGCATCCCCAATAAAAACGAGTGGACCATCATTTTGAATAAAGTTGTAAAACAATGGGGAGCATACAGTTATAAACAAGACCAGGATTTTCTTCGCTTTACCATAAAACCAATTCATGTAAGCGAAAAACGAGAAACGTTCACTATGGCCTTTGTTAACTCAACCACCAAATCAACTGATCTGGTTTTAGTATGGGATAAAACGGCAGCCTATATCCACATGGAAACCGACGATGATGCCAAAATTACCGCCAATATAGATGAGCTGATGAAAGGCGACCGCAAACCATACTATTTCAACGCCATACAATACTATTACGAAAACAATAAAGATGTAGACAAAGCCCTGGGCTGGGTTTACGAGGCCGAAAAAATTGAGCCCAAAGGCCCATGGTACAAACTTTGGGAATCGCGCCTGTTATTGCGCAAGGGCGATAAAGCAGGTGCCATTGCCGCTGCCGAAGCTGGCATAGCTTTAGCTAAAGCTGATAAAGATGAAGAATACGAGCGCCTGAACCAGGAAGCGCTTGATCATGCGAAAGAATAG
- a CDS encoding RagB/SusD family nutrient uptake outer membrane protein, whose product MKKYAYIIFAFLICWTTACKKLDTLPPSIISDQDVFSSSAGVTAYMARMYAELPIEDFRYSPERGLNMFWIISPTSATTGEALSRDQNGSMQENTGLSTWSDCYRTIRDANYFSENIAKYTGNFTTEQVNQWLGEARFIRAATYFALVKRYGGVPLVDKVLNYPAQSVEELKIPRSSEEKIYDFIGTDLDYAYANLPEKSQAGRANKYVAAGFKSRAMLFAGSVAKYNQISLVDGGGNRLCGIPATKAVSYFKAAYDAAVLLEGKYDLYKKAWSATDKEAQYQNYVNLFFDATSGENIFVRQYHYPESVHGYDAYNVPRQLMGANGYSSEVNPTLNYVELFDGIPKNADGTIKTTTGGKYDLYTNTMDLFANAEPRLRATVVLPGDLLKGVSIEIRRGIYTGPTAGGISPLLPAGSTAHYPTTNMVESANASQTPYTLPNGTTMNPAGLSGYFTGDGTCSVSGFSIRKYIVPDKPTSLVLENRSDQTWIELRYAEVLLNRAEAAAELNALGQGDKNYLQDAFTQINAIRERAGATLLTGIAGLTIDVVRKERKKELGFENKQYWDMRRWRVADKEQNSTVYRTLMPFYSAGDSKYFFDARLDERNSRYTFDTRWYYEQISQNEIQKSQNLVQNPGY is encoded by the coding sequence ATGAAAAAATACGCATATATAATATTTGCCTTTTTAATTTGCTGGACTACAGCATGTAAAAAGCTCGACACCCTGCCGCCAAGTATCATCAGCGATCAGGACGTGTTTTCAAGTTCGGCCGGTGTAACAGCTTATATGGCCCGCATGTACGCCGAACTGCCGATAGAAGATTTCAGGTACTCGCCCGAGCGCGGCTTAAATATGTTCTGGATCATCAGCCCAACAAGTGCTACCACAGGCGAGGCTTTAAGCCGCGACCAAAATGGCTCGATGCAGGAAAACACCGGCTTATCAACCTGGAGCGATTGCTACCGCACTATTCGCGATGCCAATTACTTTTCAGAAAACATAGCCAAATACACCGGCAACTTTACCACCGAGCAGGTTAACCAATGGTTGGGCGAAGCCCGCTTTATCCGTGCGGCAACTTATTTTGCGTTGGTTAAACGCTATGGCGGTGTGCCATTGGTTGATAAAGTGCTCAATTATCCTGCACAAAGCGTTGAGGAGTTGAAAATTCCACGTTCGTCTGAAGAAAAGATCTATGATTTTATCGGTACCGACCTGGATTATGCTTATGCCAATCTGCCCGAAAAAAGCCAGGCTGGTCGCGCTAACAAATATGTAGCGGCAGGTTTTAAATCGAGGGCAATGTTGTTTGCAGGTTCGGTGGCCAAATATAACCAGATTTCGTTGGTTGATGGTGGTGGCAACAGGCTTTGCGGCATCCCGGCAACAAAAGCGGTTAGCTATTTTAAAGCGGCTTATGATGCCGCGGTGCTGCTTGAAGGCAAGTATGATCTGTATAAAAAAGCGTGGTCGGCAACAGATAAGGAAGCCCAGTATCAAAACTATGTTAACCTGTTTTTTGATGCCACCAGCGGCGAAAACATATTTGTACGTCAATACCATTACCCCGAATCGGTACATGGTTATGATGCCTACAACGTGCCGCGCCAGTTAATGGGCGCCAATGGTTACTCATCAGAAGTTAACCCTACTTTAAACTATGTGGAGCTATTTGATGGGATCCCTAAAAATGCCGATGGCACCATCAAAACCACAACAGGCGGCAAATATGATCTGTATACCAACACGATGGACCTGTTTGCCAATGCCGAGCCAAGGCTAAGGGCCACCGTGGTTTTACCCGGCGATTTACTGAAAGGCGTAAGCATTGAAATAAGGAGGGGCATTTATACCGGCCCGACAGCGGGAGGGATCAGTCCGTTATTACCTGCCGGTTCAACAGCGCATTACCCAACAACCAATATGGTCGAGTCGGCCAACGCGTCGCAAACACCTTATACACTGCCAAATGGTACAACCATGAATCCTGCAGGATTAAGCGGTTATTTTACCGGTGATGGTACCTGCTCGGTTTCGGGTTTCTCTATCCGTAAATACATTGTGCCCGATAAACCAACCTCGTTGGTGTTGGAAAACCGCTCAGATCAAACCTGGATCGAACTACGCTATGCCGAGGTACTGCTTAACCGTGCAGAAGCGGCAGCCGAGCTGAATGCACTTGGCCAGGGCGATAAAAACTATTTACAGGATGCCTTTACCCAAATCAATGCCATTCGCGAACGTGCCGGCGCAACTTTATTAACCGGTATTGCCGGTTTAACAATTGATGTGGTACGTAAAGAGCGTAAAAAAGAGCTTGGTTTTGAAAACAAACAATACTGGGATATGCGCCGCTGGCGTGTTGCCGATAAAGAGCAAAACAGTACTGTTTACCGTACGCTGATGCCGTTTTATTCGGCGGGCGACAGCAAATACTTTTTTGATGCCCGTTTAGATGAGCGTAACTCCCGCTATACGTTTGATACACGCTGGTACTACGAGCAGATATCGCAAAATGAAATTCAGAAAAGCCAGAACCTTGTTCAAAATCCGGGTTATTAA
- a CDS encoding class I SAM-dependent rRNA methyltransferase: protein MINVILKKGKEKAVLQRHPWVFSGAIEKVKGKPANGDVVQLLNAQGEFMAYGFYNDQSRVTLRLLEWNKDVQVNETWFREKVAVAVKSRANILANGTNTCRLIFSESDYLPGLIVDKYAGHLAVQVLTSGIQNVMPVIIDELKKLLSPESISDKSDSASRAHEGLAEAENKVLAGSPPPELVEVLENNVVYGINITEGQKSGFYCDQRDNRHVLALHTKDKKVLDCFCYTGGFTLNSLKEGAASVTSVDSSALAIETLGENIRLNKLDASKHTAIKSDVNTQLRKFRDEGEKFDVIVLDPPKYAPSRSALTRASRAYKDLNRLGMLLLNEGGLLATYSCSGAMDMETFKQVIAWAALDAGKQVQFIYQFHQPEDHPVRASFPEGEYLKGLLCRVY, encoded by the coding sequence ATGATCAATGTTATACTAAAAAAAGGCAAGGAAAAAGCCGTGCTGCAAAGGCATCCCTGGGTATTTTCGGGCGCGATAGAAAAAGTGAAGGGGAAACCCGCCAACGGTGATGTAGTGCAATTGCTTAACGCGCAGGGCGAATTTATGGCCTACGGTTTTTATAACGATCAATCGCGCGTTACGTTGCGCCTGTTGGAGTGGAATAAAGATGTACAGGTTAACGAAACCTGGTTCAGGGAAAAAGTTGCCGTGGCTGTTAAAAGTCGCGCTAATATATTAGCCAATGGTACTAACACCTGCCGCCTGATCTTCAGCGAATCGGATTATTTGCCCGGACTCATCGTAGATAAATACGCCGGTCACTTAGCTGTACAGGTGCTTACTTCCGGCATTCAGAATGTGATGCCTGTAATTATTGATGAACTAAAAAAGCTGCTTAGCCCCGAGAGCATCTCTGATAAAAGCGATAGCGCTTCCCGCGCCCATGAAGGTTTGGCCGAGGCAGAAAATAAAGTGTTGGCCGGCAGCCCGCCACCCGAATTGGTTGAAGTACTGGAAAACAATGTAGTTTATGGCATCAACATCACCGAAGGCCAAAAATCAGGATTTTATTGCGATCAGCGCGATAACCGCCATGTGCTGGCTTTACATACTAAGGATAAAAAGGTGCTTGATTGCTTTTGTTACACCGGCGGCTTTACGCTGAATAGCCTGAAAGAAGGCGCGGCATCAGTAACCAGTGTAGATAGTTCGGCATTGGCTATTGAAACTTTGGGCGAAAACATCAGGCTGAATAAACTTGATGCTTCGAAACATACGGCCATAAAATCGGATGTGAACACCCAGCTCCGCAAATTCAGGGATGAAGGCGAAAAGTTTGATGTAATTGTGCTCGACCCTCCAAAATACGCGCCATCGCGTTCGGCTTTAACCCGCGCATCGAGGGCCTATAAAGATTTGAACCGATTAGGAATGTTGTTGCTTAACGAAGGAGGACTATTGGCAACTTATTCCTGCTCGGGAGCGATGGATATGGAAACCTTTAAACAGGTAATTGCCTGGGCGGCGCTGGATGCCGGTAAACAGGTGCAGTTTATATACCAGTTTCATCAGCCGGAAGATCACCCGGTGCGGGCTTCGTTTCCGGAAGGGGAGTATTTGAAAGGATTGCTTTGCAGGGTGTATTAA
- a CDS encoding DUF3823 domain-containing protein — protein sequence MKKLFYSIALSILVAAGSSCKKTDNYAAPDVTLKGTVTDAGTGKSLQTEQGSGTRIKLLEISWSANPTPFYISSYQDGTYQNTKLFAGKNVISAEGAFVPLVQVDGSGKTIVDKSQTVDVKDVTTVNFSVEPFLRIEWIGDPVLNADGTIITKFKVTRGTADPNFQQNVSDVAVFVNSNNYVGNNNYDNRYTPKLSGDAANATVGATTTLTTLGGALPGKRSYFIRVGAKMQYGLNYYNYTDVKEVKIP from the coding sequence ATGAAAAAACTATTTTATAGCATAGCATTAAGCATATTGGTTGCCGCGGGCAGCTCTTGCAAAAAAACAGATAACTACGCCGCGCCCGATGTTACCTTAAAAGGTACCGTAACTGATGCCGGTACAGGTAAAAGCCTGCAAACCGAACAAGGCTCGGGCACGCGGATCAAGCTGTTGGAGATAAGCTGGAGCGCAAATCCAACGCCTTTTTACATATCTTCATACCAGGATGGTACCTATCAAAATACCAAACTGTTTGCAGGTAAAAATGTGATCTCGGCCGAGGGCGCCTTTGTACCATTGGTACAGGTTGATGGCAGCGGCAAAACCATTGTTGATAAAAGCCAGACCGTTGATGTTAAAGATGTAACCACCGTAAACTTTTCGGTTGAGCCATTTTTAAGGATAGAATGGATTGGCGATCCGGTTTTAAATGCCGATGGTACCATCATCACCAAATTTAAAGTTACCCGAGGCACTGCCGACCCTAATTTTCAGCAAAACGTAAGTGATGTGGCTGTATTTGTTAACTCGAACAATTATGTAGGTAACAATAACTACGATAACCGCTACACACCTAAATTAAGCGGCGACGCGGCTAATGCTACCGTAGGTGCAACCACTACATTAACAACGCTTGGCGGTGCATTACCAGGTAAAAGGAGTTACTTTATTCGCGTAGGCGCAAAAATGCAATACGGTTTAAATTATTATAATTATACCGACGTTAAAGAGGTTAAAATACCATAA